One window from the genome of Anomalospiza imberbis isolate Cuckoo-Finch-1a 21T00152 chromosome 13, ASM3175350v1, whole genome shotgun sequence encodes:
- the HYKK gene encoding hydroxylysine kinase translates to MSSGNDCQAQTLTKPTFGEREAAELVDRVFGLKVSWIRSLPSYDDQNFHVHVSAEGADEYVLKITNSEDSREPDLIEAQTQAMMFLSAEGFPSATPYLTKDGNIMSLESGGTRLGSKKYMVRLLTYLPGTPVAKITTNAQILYEIGRLAASLDKVLSEKFQHPSVKSLRRGQFIWNLANVPLLDQYIYALGQNKYRAVVEQVIEQFKGKVIPKLSSFRACINHGDLNDHNILVDSSCASLENPQYRVSGILDFSDMSYGYYVFEVAIAIMYMMIESPDPLSVGGHVLAGFESILPLTAEERGALFLLVSGRFAQSLVIAAHTALLYPENKEYLTITAKTGWKHLMTMFEVGQEAVEKKWFETAQAYTHHAPAP, encoded by the exons ATGTCTTCTGGAAATGACTGTCAAGCCCAGACCTTGACCAAACCCACATTTGGTGAGAGAGAGGCAGCTGAATTGGTTGACAGGGTGTTTGGATTGAAGGTGTCGTGGATCAGGTCACTCCCCAGCTATGATGATCAGAACTTCCACGTGCATGTCTCAGCTGAAGGTGCTGATGAGTATGTCCTCAAAATCACCAATTCAGAAGACAGCCGGGAGCCTGACCTCATTGAAGCGCAGACCCAGGCCATGATGTTTCTCAGTGCTGAAGGCTTCCCTTCAGCTACTCCTTATCTGACGAAAGATGGTAACATAATGTCTCTGGAGTCAGGAG GTACTAGACTTGGGAGCAAGAAGTACATGGTCAGACTGCTGACTTACCTGCCAGGTACACCAGTAGCAAAAATCACTACCAATGCTCAGATTCTGTATGAGATTGGGAGGCTCGCTGCCAGCCTGGATAAAGTGCTCTCAGAG AAATTCCAGCATCCATCAGTAAAAAGTCTGCGTCGAGGTCAGTTCATTTGGAATCTGGCAAATGTTCCTCTTCTAGATCAGTACATTTATGCCTTGGGCCAGAACAAATACCGTGCAGTGGTGGAGCAAGTTATTGAGCAGTTTAAAGGCAAAGTAATACCCAAGCTAAGCAGTTTCCGAGCCT GTATCAATCATGGAGACCTTAATGACCACAACATTCTAGTAGACTCCAGTTGTGCTTCCCTGGAGAATCCCCAGTACAGAGTGTCTGGCATCCTGGACTTCAGCGACATGAGTTACGGGTATTACGTGTTTGAGGTTGCGATAGCCATCATGTACATGATGATTGAGAGCCCAGACCCTCTGAGTGTTGGGGGACATGTTCTCGCAGGGTTTGAGAGCATCCTGCCGCTCACCGCTGAGGAGAGAGGTGCCCTCTTTCTCCTGGTGAGTGGGAGGTTTGCACAGTCCCTCGTCATTGCTGCCCACACGGCTCTTCTGTACCCAGAGAACAAGGAGTACCTCACAATCACGGCGAAAACCGGCTGGAAACACTTGATGACCATGTTCGAGGTGGGCCAGGAAGCTGTGGAGAAGAAGTGGTTTGAGACTGCCCAGGCGTACACGCACCACGCGCCTGCCCCGTAG